The following coding sequences lie in one Glycine max cultivar Williams 82 chromosome 19, Glycine_max_v4.0, whole genome shotgun sequence genomic window:
- the LOC121174220 gene encoding nudix hydrolase 16, mitochondrial yields MSLTSAGGWENDETVEEAAVREAIEEAGVRGDLMVTWFQDFLGNYEFRSKTLQDECSPEGLCKAAMFALFVKEELESWPEQSTRKRSWLAVSEALANC; encoded by the exons atgtcaTTGACATCAGCT GGAGGTTGGGAGAATGATGAAACTGTTGAGGAGGCTGCAGTTAGAGAAGCTATTGAAGAAGCAGGAGTTCGAGGAGACCTAATG GTTACTTGGTTTCAAGATTTTCTTGGGAACTATGAATTTAGGAGTAAGACCCTCCAAGATGAGTGTAGTCCAGAAGGTTTATGCAAAGCAGCAATGTTTGCATTGTTTGTGAAAGAGGAACTTGAGTCATGGCCTGAGCAAAGCACCAGAAAAAGGAGTTGGCTGGCTGTATCAGAGGCACTAGCAAACTGTTGA
- the LOC100806822 gene encoding uncharacterized FCP1 homology domain-containing protein C1271.03c — protein sequence MLNVDVCLLNLLFQNCVLGVDPEGNTMNTESTTTDKRKNDKELSSFTDEMKMTLAASVIKEDLSSEISKFSLDGTQVRSLKKRLIVLDINGLLADVVSPPPKGHKADATIARRAIFKRPSYLEFLEFCFDKFEVGIWSSRMKKNVDRVIDYLMGDMKKRLLFCWDLSHCIETTFKTLENKHKSVVFKDLRKLWDKHDLDLPWEKGYFNESNTLLLDDSPYKALFNPPNTSVFPHTFTYQNESDNSLAEGGELRIYLDGLANAEDMHKYIEEHPFGQEGINETSESWDFYRQVIDSLSAGQSNS from the exons ATGCTGAATGTTGATGTATGTCTACTCAATCTCCTCTTTCAGAATTGTGTTCTTGG GGTGGATCCCGAAGGAAATACAATGAATACTGAATCAACTACAACAGACAAAAGGAAAAATGATAAAGAGTTGTCTTCCTTTACAGACGAAATGAAGATGACATTAGCTGCTTCTGTCATAAAAGAAGATCTTAGTTCAGaaatttctaaattttcttTGGATGGAACTCAAGTTCGTAGTTTGAAGAAAAGACTAATTGTTCTTGATATAAATGGGTTGTTAGCGGATGTAGTTTCTCCTCCTCCAAAGGGTCACAAAGCAGATGCAACCATTGCGAGGAGAGCCA TATTCAAGAGGCCCTCCTATCTTGAGTTTCTAGAGTTTTGCTTCGATAAATTTGAAGTTGGCATATGGTCTTCAAGAATGAA GAAAAATGTTGATCGAGTCATTGATTATTTGATGGGAGACATGAAAAAAAGGTTGCTTTTCTGTTGG GACCTTTCTCACTGCATTGAAACAACCTTCAAAACTCTTGAAAATAAGCATAAGAGTGTGGTTTTTAAGGATTTGAGGAAACTTTGGGATAAACATGATCTTGATCTTCCATGGGAGAAAGGATATTTCAATGAATCAAATACATTGTTGTTAGATGATTCTCCTTATAAAGCATTGTTTAATCCT CCAAACACCTCAGTCTTCCCTCATACGTTCACTTATCAGAATGAAAGTGACAACTCCTTAG CTGAAGGAGGGGAGTTGAGAATATATTTGGATGGTTTGGCAAATGCTGAAGATATGCATAAGTACATTGAGGAACACCCATTTGGCCAAgaaggaattaatgaaacaagtGAATCTTGGGACTTCTATCGCCAAGTTATTGATAGCCTTTCTGCAGGTCAAAGCAATTCTTAA